tattgttaaaactaagTTGCTTGAAGATATTGAAGGCATGCGAACTTCTTCATTTTGTCTTTGCGTTTCCTGAAATATAATATacgattaataaattatttttctagtaGGATAGAGATTTTGTCAAAAATCAGCATGCGAtgattattttgctttattgtttacagttttttgATATCATTTCGGACGAGTATCAAGGACAGTCAAAAGCAACTATATGTATACACTGTCAGATTCTCAACATTGAAAATATGTAGTTAAATTACTACATTAACCACGAAGAAAATTCAGATTCACTGCCAATATCAAtaattactttgatatttacatacaaaacaaaaatcatgATAAATATACCTGCTCAAATGGTTCATCTCTTAGGCTAGGTACACCAGCTTTGTAGTCGtcaaaaatagacaaaaatTTCAACTCTATATCAGAGAAAGTTCTGACTGATGACGGTTCTTCTCCTGACTGTTCAGATGACTTAAAATGCGAGGCCGCCTTctttaatttacatttgtaaTCGTTCCAGTACTGAAATAATGatcaaattttgattatttatgaCTTGTCTATGCGATAGATAAAGTATAAATGTCGTATAAAACTAATAGTTGTGAGGCCGTCCTAAGACGATAATGTCGACTACGAAGTTAACCAGGTCAGCTATAAAGTATcagaaaactaaaatatcagaaagtgctcacgacgcttttatataaaaatatagcgtcgCGTCGTGAGCAAGTTCccatttgtcgagtatagccgaccgtggcggtcaaagggttaatacTGAGCAATATTCTTGACTGATGAGATATTATTGTAGACCTAGGGGAGAGCTTCAAATTGAATTAGGTACTCAATTCATAACTCTGAATAAGTGTGTCTCAACAAAATAAGTGTCGGTTAGCTtagtcttttgtttttatgatcACTTTATCTATAGGATACGTATCTAACACTTATCTATAAACAGTAAAACTGGCCGCAAAAAAAATGTCTGTACATACTTTGCACCATCCCTTCCAGTCTTTGACTGCACCGTCATCATGAGAGTTCAAACTAAGGGCTATCTCTTCCCACATATTGCGAGCATCGTGCCTCGCTTGTGCAGTCTTGTTAAAGCCCATGGCAAGGTGTTTCTGCCGATTCAAGAACTCCCAAAGTTGTTCCAGTTGGCCTAGACTTACTCTTCGGCGGGCATCAGTTGATCTAAAATGAAGAATTACAATTATagtatgtaatttaatgtacaTATGCCGCAGTTTACATTCTCTCAAAGAGAATATAAATTGCAGAAAAACAATTTACACCTCTACTGTAAAGCGATTGAGTCTTTTGACATAAAATGCATTATgaataaacaattatgtatGATATCGATTGACAAGATGCAAATGTAAAGCAAAAGATTTTAgaagggatcgtagcaagtggcattctttgctCTTTGCCTGCCACCGTGGGAAAGTCATCATTTAATGTAGAAAGCTgaattttctgttttaaataaGTTGAACCTTTTATCATTACATTGtcatatgaatattatttgtgcgttttcaattattaaatagaCTAAACTACCgtattacattat
This DNA window, taken from Anticarsia gemmatalis isolate Benzon Research Colony breed Stoneville strain chromosome 11, ilAntGemm2 primary, whole genome shotgun sequence, encodes the following:
- the LOC142976613 gene encoding uncharacterized protein LOC142976613, whose product is MGFNKTAQARHDARNMWEEIALSLNSHDDGAVKDWKGWCKYWNDYKCKLKKAASHFKSSEQSGEEPSSVRTFSDIELKFLSIFDDYKAGVPSLRDEPFEQETQRQNEEVRMPSISSSNLVLTILP